In one window of Tenacibaculum mesophilum DNA:
- a CDS encoding zinc ribbon domain-containing protein, translating into MAKKEVTVEEKLRALYDLQLIDSRIDEIRNVRGELPLEVEDLEDEVAGLNKRLSNLAEDVKNLETDISNKKLAIEESKNLITKYEEQQKNVRNNREFDSLSKEIEYQELEIQLSEKRIKEYKAKIAQKKEVIDNTKEKLAKQEAHLAHKKGELDAILKETEKEEQLLKEKSEEFSQSIDKHLLTAYKRIRTKVRNGLAVVAIERGAAGGSFFTIPPQVQLEIANRKKITIDEHSGRILVDPALAQEEKEKIDSLFA; encoded by the coding sequence ATGGCAAAAAAAGAAGTAACGGTAGAAGAAAAATTAAGAGCGTTATACGATTTACAGTTAATCGATTCTAGAATTGACGAGATTAGAAACGTTCGCGGTGAATTACCTTTAGAAGTTGAAGATTTAGAAGATGAAGTTGCCGGATTAAACAAGAGACTTTCTAATTTAGCTGAGGATGTTAAAAATTTAGAAACTGACATTAGTAACAAAAAGTTAGCGATTGAAGAATCTAAAAACTTAATTACTAAATACGAAGAACAACAAAAAAATGTTCGTAATAACCGTGAATTCGACTCTTTATCTAAAGAAATTGAGTACCAAGAGCTAGAAATTCAATTATCTGAAAAGAGAATTAAAGAATACAAAGCTAAAATTGCTCAAAAGAAAGAGGTTATTGATAACACCAAAGAAAAATTAGCTAAGCAAGAAGCACATTTAGCTCACAAAAAAGGTGAATTAGATGCTATCTTAAAAGAAACTGAGAAAGAAGAGCAATTATTAAAAGAAAAGTCTGAAGAGTTTTCTCAATCTATTGACAAGCACTTATTAACGGCATACAAAAGAATTAGAACTAAAGTAAGAAACGGTTTAGCTGTTGTTGCTATTGAGCGTGGAGCTGCAGGAGGCTCTTTCTTCACTATTCCACCACAAGTACAATTAGAGATTGCTAACCGTAAGAAAATTACAATTGACGAGCACAGTGGTCGTATTTTAGTAGATCCTGCTTTAGCACAAGAAGAAAAAGAAAAAATAGACAGCTTATTTGCTTAA
- a CDS encoding mannose-1-phosphate guanylyltransferase encodes MKNNYYAVIMAGGVGSRLWPVSTENNPKQFHDLLGTGESLLQKTFYRINQLVPSKNILIATNQRYKELILKQLPEISSEQLLLEPTMRNTAPCILYAALKIRQQNENAVMLVAPSDHWIENETEFLKNIETSFNACSKEDILMTLGIQPNHPNTGYGYIQFEENTSEIKKVQTFTEKPNLEKATQFLASGDYLWNAGIFVWSVSSILHSFKKHLPEMVNILETEDNVYNTNFEDDFIKSNYEKCENISIDFGIMERSEKVHVLPVDFGWDDLGTWGSLYNKLDKDTHQNATVGATTIFKDANGNMVSTKNGKKVVVQGLQDFIIVEKDDVLVICPRKDEQDIKQLRTEAKEQF; translated from the coding sequence ATGAAGAATAATTATTACGCAGTAATTATGGCTGGTGGCGTAGGTTCTCGTCTTTGGCCTGTAAGTACAGAAAACAATCCTAAACAATTTCATGATTTATTAGGAACTGGAGAATCTTTATTACAAAAAACCTTTTACAGGATCAATCAATTAGTTCCTTCTAAGAATATTTTAATTGCTACGAATCAACGTTATAAAGAATTAATATTAAAACAACTTCCTGAGATTAGCTCAGAACAGCTACTTCTTGAACCTACAATGCGCAACACAGCTCCTTGTATTTTATATGCTGCATTAAAAATCCGTCAGCAAAATGAAAATGCTGTGATGTTAGTAGCCCCATCAGATCACTGGATAGAAAACGAAACCGAATTCCTTAAAAACATAGAAACTTCTTTTAACGCTTGCTCAAAGGAAGACATATTAATGACTCTAGGAATACAACCGAATCACCCAAATACGGGGTATGGCTATATTCAATTTGAAGAAAATACTTCTGAAATAAAAAAGGTACAAACGTTTACCGAAAAACCTAATCTAGAAAAAGCTACTCAGTTTTTAGCGAGTGGCGACTATTTATGGAATGCTGGTATTTTTGTTTGGTCTGTTTCTAGCATTTTACATTCCTTTAAAAAACATCTTCCTGAAATGGTAAACATTTTAGAAACCGAAGATAACGTGTACAACACTAATTTCGAAGATGATTTTATTAAAAGCAACTATGAGAAGTGCGAGAATATTTCTATCGACTTCGGAATTATGGAACGCTCTGAAAAGGTACACGTACTCCCTGTAGATTTTGGTTGGGATGATTTAGGTACTTGGGGTTCTTTATATAACAAACTTGATAAAGACACTCATCAAAACGCAACAGTTGGAGCTACAACTATTTTTAAAGATGCCAACGGGAATATGGTTAGTACTAAAAATGGTAAAAAAGTAGTAGTTCAAGGATTACAAGATTTTATTATTGTAGAAAAAGATGATGTATTAGTTATTTGTCCACGTAAAGACGAACAAGACATTAAACAACTACGAACTGAAGCAAAAGAGCAATTTTAA
- a CDS encoding SprT-like domain-containing protein has product MKKTLIKYIPKEAIPLVEYLIIEHKINLKIVSERQTKHGDFRRLSNGHMQITVNNNLNPYQFLLTLIHEIAHHVTYQKFGRVQPHGKEWKTVFQHLMLPFLQPEIYPKNILPYLANYLKNPKASTDTDTNLSLALRGGKAENGKHFIFEVPVGSVFKFKNILYKRGNKRRTRYECLNLNNKKTYLFNQNAEIELIKT; this is encoded by the coding sequence TTGAAAAAAACACTAATTAAATACATCCCCAAAGAAGCAATTCCATTAGTTGAATACTTAATTATTGAGCATAAAATCAATTTAAAAATAGTAAGTGAACGCCAAACCAAACATGGTGATTTTCGTCGCTTATCAAATGGTCACATGCAAATTACAGTAAATAACAACTTAAACCCTTATCAATTTTTACTGACGTTAATTCATGAAATTGCACATCATGTTACGTATCAAAAATTTGGAAGAGTACAACCTCATGGTAAAGAATGGAAAACAGTTTTTCAACATTTAATGTTACCTTTTTTACAGCCAGAAATTTATCCAAAAAATATTCTGCCATATTTAGCCAATTATTTAAAAAATCCAAAAGCCAGTACAGATACCGATACAAACTTATCGTTAGCTCTACGAGGAGGTAAAGCAGAAAATGGAAAGCATTTTATATTTGAAGTGCCTGTAGGGAGTGTTTTTAAATTTAAAAATATTTTATATAAGAGAGGAAATAAACGAAGAACTCGTTATGAATGCTTAAATTTAAACAATAAAAAAACCTACTTATTCAATCAAAACGCAGAAATTGAATTAATAAAAACTTAA
- a CDS encoding Nif3-like dinuclear metal center hexameric protein produces the protein MQIKDVTNYIEQLAPLSYAEDFDNVGLLIGNYATEVTGVLVTLDTLEETVEEAITKNCNLIISFHPIVFSGLKKINGNNYVERVVLKAIQNNIAIYATHTALDNVNNGVSAKMGEVLGLENMKTLIPKKGIIKKLTTYVPFAEANNLREKLFEAGAGNIGNYDNCSFNVEGKGSYKGNENSNPTVGEKGKLMFEEETCITVTFDSYLEGKILSALFKNHPYEEVAYEVITLDNQNQNVGMGMIGELPSAMNEKDFLLFVKETFKTGCVRHSELLDKPIKKVAVLGGSGSFAIKNAIRASADAYISADFKYHEFFKAEKRILLTDVGHYESEQFTKNLLVDYLSKKFSTFAIILSEKSTNPIHYI, from the coding sequence ATGCAAATAAAAGACGTTACCAACTACATTGAACAACTAGCTCCGCTTTCGTATGCCGAAGATTTTGACAATGTAGGCTTATTAATAGGAAACTACGCTACTGAAGTAACTGGAGTTTTAGTTACATTAGATACCCTAGAAGAAACTGTTGAGGAAGCTATTACTAAAAATTGTAATCTTATCATAAGTTTTCACCCAATTGTGTTTAGCGGATTGAAAAAAATAAACGGTAACAATTATGTAGAACGTGTTGTGTTGAAGGCTATTCAGAATAATATTGCTATTTATGCTACACATACAGCTCTAGATAATGTAAACAATGGTGTTTCTGCTAAAATGGGAGAAGTTTTAGGCTTAGAAAACATGAAAACTTTGATTCCTAAAAAAGGAATCATAAAAAAACTAACTACTTATGTTCCTTTTGCAGAAGCTAATAATCTTCGTGAAAAATTATTTGAAGCTGGTGCAGGTAATATTGGTAATTATGATAACTGTTCTTTTAATGTAGAAGGAAAAGGAAGTTATAAAGGCAATGAAAACTCAAACCCTACTGTTGGTGAAAAGGGTAAATTGATGTTTGAAGAAGAAACCTGCATTACAGTAACATTCGATTCTTATTTAGAAGGAAAAATACTTTCCGCTCTCTTTAAAAACCATCCTTATGAAGAAGTTGCCTACGAAGTTATTACGCTGGATAACCAAAACCAAAACGTAGGTATGGGAATGATTGGAGAACTACCTTCGGCGATGAATGAAAAAGACTTTTTATTATTTGTAAAAGAAACCTTTAAAACTGGTTGTGTACGACATTCAGAATTACTTGACAAACCTATTAAAAAAGTTGCAGTACTAGGAGGTTCAGGAAGTTTTGCTATTAAAAATGCCATACGAGCAAGTGCAGATGCCTATATAAGTGCTGATTTTAAATACCATGAATTTTTTAAAGCTGAAAAAAGAATCTTACTTACAGATGTAGGACATTATGAAAGCGAGCAGTTTACAAAAAACCTTTTAGTTGATTATCTTAGCAAAAAATTTAGTACTTTTGCAATTATTTTAAGCGAAAAGAGTACAAATCCAATACACTATATTTAA
- a CDS encoding SDR family NAD(P)-dependent oxidoreductase, producing the protein MKNVVITGTSRGIGFKLAQQFANQGHQVLALSRNTKPLEQVSHPNITIISVNLSNERDLQKAVEFVSTKWKKVDILINNAGKLVNKPFEQLTTQDFEEVYKVNVFAVAELTKTLLPFMQKGSHVVTVSSMGGIQGSMKFPGLAAYSSAKGAVITLSELLAEEYKEQQIAFNVLALGAVQTEMLEEAFPGYEAPLSAKEMANYIFDFALTGNKYYNGKVLQVSSSTP; encoded by the coding sequence ATGAAGAACGTTGTTATTACAGGAACTAGTAGAGGTATTGGTTTTAAATTAGCACAACAGTTTGCTAATCAAGGACATCAAGTATTAGCCTTATCAAGAAACACAAAACCTTTAGAACAGGTTAGCCACCCAAACATCACTATTATCTCTGTTAATTTATCGAACGAAAGAGATTTACAAAAAGCAGTTGAATTTGTTTCAACTAAATGGAAAAAGGTAGATATCCTTATCAATAATGCAGGAAAGTTGGTTAACAAACCTTTTGAACAACTAACTACGCAAGATTTTGAAGAGGTTTATAAAGTGAATGTTTTTGCAGTTGCTGAATTGACTAAAACCCTTCTACCGTTTATGCAAAAAGGGAGTCATGTGGTAACAGTGAGTAGTATGGGTGGAATTCAAGGAAGCATGAAATTTCCTGGATTAGCTGCCTATAGCTCTGCCAAAGGTGCTGTAATTACCTTATCAGAACTATTAGCAGAAGAATACAAAGAACAACAAATAGCTTTTAATGTATTAGCCTTAGGCGCTGTACAAACAGAGATGTTAGAAGAAGCTTTCCCTGGTTATGAAGCTCCATTATCTGCTAAAGAAATGGCTAATTATATTTTTGATTTTGCTTTAACTGGTAATAAATATTATAACGGAAAAGTGCTACAGGTTTCAAGCTCTACTCCATAA
- a CDS encoding FAD binding domain-containing protein: protein MIQFILNNQVIKTTANAGITLLDFIREHQQLKGTKIGCREGDCGACTVLIGEQKNGSLSYQSITSCISPLGNANGKHIVTVEGINLPKELNTVQKAMADNYATQCGFCTPGFVVSMTGYALDSKQTTSCNDAISGNICRCTGYKSIEKAGFEIEEKLQQKDKNHQIDWLIKEGFIPNYFETIPEKLAQIQPKTFEKTGIKVANGTDIYVQHADKMAEEDVHLLTDKNALKEISFTEGFCTLGANTTVTEIAESKQLQTLFPKLKQFLKLVSSEQIRNMGTIGGNFVNASPIGDMSIFFLALNSTLTIQKEDGNTRQIPFQEFHQDYKKYDLHEGEILQSIQFKVPQAEDFFNFEKVSKRTHLDIASVNSAGRITLKNNTITDAHFSLGGVAAIPKYLSNTNAFLIGKTINSETIKEAETILQSEISPISDVRGTADYKRLLARQLFFAHFLELFPNQVELKKLIA from the coding sequence ATGATACAATTTATATTAAATAATCAGGTAATAAAAACTACAGCAAACGCTGGTATTACCCTACTCGATTTTATTCGAGAACATCAACAGTTAAAAGGTACAAAAATAGGATGTCGTGAAGGTGATTGTGGTGCTTGTACCGTTCTAATCGGTGAACAAAAAAACGGTAGTCTTAGCTATCAAAGTATAACTTCGTGTATTTCTCCCTTGGGAAATGCTAACGGAAAACACATCGTTACGGTAGAAGGTATCAATTTACCAAAAGAACTGAATACCGTTCAAAAAGCAATGGCCGATAATTATGCGACGCAATGTGGTTTTTGCACACCAGGATTTGTGGTTTCTATGACTGGTTATGCTCTTGACAGTAAACAAACAACTTCTTGTAACGATGCTATCAGCGGAAACATTTGTCGTTGTACAGGGTATAAATCGATTGAAAAAGCCGGTTTTGAAATTGAAGAAAAACTGCAACAGAAAGATAAAAACCATCAAATTGACTGGCTAATCAAAGAAGGGTTTATTCCTAATTATTTTGAAACTATCCCTGAAAAATTAGCACAAATACAACCAAAAACCTTTGAAAAAACGGGAATAAAAGTAGCTAACGGAACCGATATTTATGTACAGCATGCTGATAAAATGGCGGAAGAAGATGTACATTTATTAACCGATAAAAACGCTTTAAAAGAAATCTCTTTTACCGAAGGATTTTGTACACTAGGTGCTAATACAACAGTGACCGAAATAGCAGAAAGCAAACAATTACAAACCCTCTTTCCTAAACTAAAACAATTTTTGAAACTTGTTTCTTCTGAGCAAATCAGAAACATGGGAACCATCGGTGGTAACTTTGTAAACGCCTCACCTATTGGTGACATGTCTATTTTCTTTTTAGCATTGAACTCAACGTTAACCATTCAAAAAGAAGATGGAAATACGCGACAAATTCCATTTCAAGAATTTCATCAAGACTATAAAAAGTACGATTTACACGAAGGTGAAATCTTACAATCAATACAGTTCAAAGTTCCACAAGCAGAAGACTTTTTCAATTTTGAGAAAGTCAGCAAACGAACACATTTAGACATTGCTAGTGTAAATTCGGCAGGAAGAATTACACTAAAAAACAATACAATTACAGATGCTCATTTTTCTTTAGGAGGTGTGGCCGCTATTCCAAAGTATTTATCCAATACCAACGCTTTTTTAATCGGAAAAACAATCAATTCTGAAACTATAAAAGAAGCCGAAACTATTTTACAATCAGAAATTTCGCCTATTAGCGATGTTCGTGGAACTGCTGACTATAAGCGATTATTGGCAAGACAGTTATTTTTTGCTCACTTTTTAGAACTATTCCCAAATCAAGTAGAACTTAAAAAACTAATTGCCTAA
- the lpxK gene encoding tetraacyldisaccharide 4'-kinase has product MKLLRFLLFPFAVLYDVITRVRNWFFNVGILKSTSFDIPVIAVGNLSVGGTGKSPQIEYLIRLLKDDYKTAVLSRGYKRKTEGFKIVNDTHTAEDVGDEPLQFYKKFKKDIAVAVDADRTNGVQQLLQHKNPPEVVLLDDAYQHRKVTASSYILLTKYNDLFVDDFVLPTGNLRESRRGAKRAKVIVVTKCPENLSKTEQEKIVRKIKPKSYQKVFFTTIVYDENLKGTKELTIDDLQGKEVLLVTGIANPTPLLNFLKEKEVSYKHLNFPDHHNFTNQDITTIKKNFDELQSQQKIILTTEKDYMRLEGKIDPLNYISIKSHFISEEKAFNSLVLNEIKKVN; this is encoded by the coding sequence ATGAAGCTACTTCGATTTTTATTATTTCCGTTTGCTGTTTTGTATGATGTTATTACGAGAGTTCGTAATTGGTTTTTTAATGTAGGCATTTTAAAATCTACTTCTTTTGATATTCCTGTAATTGCTGTTGGTAATTTGAGTGTAGGAGGAACAGGAAAATCTCCTCAGATTGAATATTTGATACGATTACTGAAAGATGATTATAAAACTGCTGTTTTAAGTCGTGGATATAAACGTAAAACAGAGGGCTTTAAAATAGTGAATGATACCCATACAGCCGAAGATGTAGGTGATGAACCCTTACAATTTTATAAGAAGTTTAAAAAAGATATTGCGGTAGCTGTGGATGCTGATAGAACGAACGGGGTCCAACAGTTATTACAACATAAGAATCCACCAGAAGTTGTGTTGTTGGATGATGCTTATCAGCATAGAAAAGTAACAGCGAGTAGTTATATTTTACTAACCAAGTACAACGATTTATTTGTAGATGATTTTGTGTTGCCTACAGGGAATTTGCGAGAAAGCAGGAGAGGAGCTAAACGAGCAAAAGTGATTGTGGTTACGAAATGTCCTGAGAATTTATCGAAGACAGAACAAGAAAAGATAGTACGAAAGATAAAACCGAAATCGTATCAAAAAGTGTTCTTTACAACGATTGTTTATGATGAGAATTTAAAAGGAACAAAAGAGTTAACAATTGATGATTTACAGGGTAAGGAAGTTTTGTTAGTTACGGGAATTGCGAATCCGACTCCTTTATTGAATTTTTTGAAAGAAAAGGAAGTAAGTTATAAGCATCTAAACTTTCCTGACCATCATAATTTTACGAATCAGGATATTACAACTATCAAGAAGAATTTTGATGAATTGCAATCTCAACAAAAAATTATACTAACTACCGAAAAAGATTATATGCGTTTAGAAGGAAAGATTGATCCTCTTAATTATATTTCTATAAAAAGTCATTTTATAAGTGAAGAGAAAGCTTTTAACTCTTTGGTGTTGAATGAAATAAAGAAAGTGAATTAA
- a CDS encoding GTP-binding protein, with amino-acid sequence MEYSNTLNIGILAHVDAGKTTLTEHLLYHTGAIRNIGSVDKGSTVTDSLALEKERGISIKAATTSFIWNDTKVNLIDTPGHVDFSSEVARTLCVVDAVVLVISAVEGVQAHTLTIADALQKLKIPTIIFINKIDRQGADTENVLEQIKDELQIKTVSIYTSHHEGLDTACINPVFHNNSATKEQKEAILEELIETDENLLEQYLNGHTITDDVHIKTIVKNTSKALISPVFTGIAKNNIGVKELLDGLTSFIKPDKNTATQETSAYVYKLEHHKTHGVMAHVKVFSGELSSKSVIYNHTQAVETKINQSKVFHHTKHIDTTIKAGDIGIITGVVDTKTGDILGSPEGIPKLPELNTPVLSVQVIPDNDKDYNALAQALQIIDREDPTLQFKWHKPEKELLLLLMGDMQIEVLTHVLLERFSIPATFTEPQIVYKETISKAAEGYVRYWMPKPCWAIMTFLIEPAPLNSGVSYQSIVSKNDIHNKYQNEIARTIPKALEQGLLGWEVTDVKITLIKGEDHNVHSRPGDFNLATPMGIMKGLQAGGTHLLEPLVRFEIKTNEEFLSKIISELTTRRATINSPTFQNEMMHLTGTIPVATSLDLSIKLNTLCSGRIRLRMVFHGYDVCPEGEGKSRSFKGVNPLDEAQWILHRRGAYKADERVI; translated from the coding sequence ATGGAATATTCCAACACTCTTAACATAGGAATTTTAGCACATGTTGATGCTGGTAAAACTACCTTAACCGAACATTTATTATACCATACAGGAGCTATAAGAAATATAGGGAGTGTAGATAAAGGTTCTACTGTTACTGACAGTTTAGCACTGGAAAAAGAACGTGGAATTTCCATAAAAGCAGCTACCACTTCTTTTATTTGGAATGACACCAAAGTCAATCTGATAGATACTCCTGGACACGTAGATTTTTCTAGTGAAGTTGCAAGAACATTATGTGTGGTAGATGCTGTTGTTTTAGTTATTTCAGCTGTTGAAGGTGTACAAGCTCATACCTTAACTATTGCAGATGCTTTGCAAAAACTGAAAATTCCTACAATAATTTTCATTAATAAAATTGACCGACAAGGAGCAGATACAGAGAATGTTTTAGAACAAATAAAAGATGAGCTTCAAATTAAAACTGTGTCTATCTATACCAGTCATCATGAAGGATTGGACACTGCTTGTATTAATCCAGTTTTTCATAATAATTCGGCTACCAAAGAACAAAAAGAAGCCATTTTAGAAGAGTTAATTGAAACCGATGAAAATTTACTAGAACAATACTTAAATGGTCACACCATTACTGATGATGTCCATATAAAAACTATTGTAAAAAACACTTCCAAAGCTTTAATTTCACCTGTATTTACAGGAATTGCTAAAAACAACATTGGTGTAAAAGAGCTATTAGATGGATTAACAAGTTTCATTAAACCAGATAAGAATACTGCCACACAAGAAACTTCTGCTTATGTATACAAGTTAGAGCATCATAAAACTCATGGTGTCATGGCACATGTAAAGGTTTTTTCGGGTGAGTTATCTTCTAAGTCTGTTATTTACAATCATACCCAAGCCGTAGAAACTAAAATAAACCAATCGAAAGTTTTTCATCATACCAAACACATAGACACTACTATTAAAGCAGGTGATATAGGAATTATTACAGGTGTTGTTGATACAAAAACAGGAGATATTCTTGGCAGTCCCGAAGGAATTCCTAAGCTCCCCGAATTAAATACTCCCGTCTTGAGTGTACAAGTGATACCTGATAACGATAAAGATTACAATGCTTTAGCGCAGGCTTTACAAATCATAGACAGAGAAGATCCAACGCTACAATTCAAATGGCATAAACCCGAAAAAGAACTGTTGTTATTACTAATGGGAGATATGCAAATTGAAGTACTTACACATGTTTTATTAGAACGATTTTCAATCCCTGCTACTTTTACAGAGCCTCAAATTGTTTACAAAGAAACCATAAGCAAAGCTGCAGAAGGTTACGTTCGTTATTGGATGCCTAAGCCTTGTTGGGCAATTATGACTTTTTTGATTGAACCCGCTCCTTTAAATTCTGGTGTTAGTTATCAATCTATTGTTTCTAAAAACGATATTCATAACAAATATCAAAACGAAATAGCTAGAACAATTCCTAAAGCTTTAGAACAAGGATTATTGGGCTGGGAAGTAACCGATGTAAAAATAACATTAATCAAAGGAGAAGATCATAATGTGCATTCAAGACCTGGTGACTTTAATTTAGCTACTCCAATGGGAATCATGAAAGGTTTACAAGCTGGCGGAACACATTTGTTAGAGCCATTAGTTCGTTTTGAAATAAAAACTAATGAAGAATTTTTAAGTAAAATCATTTCTGAACTTACTACTAGAAGAGCTACTATCAACTCTCCTACTTTTCAAAATGAAATGATGCATCTTACAGGAACGATTCCTGTTGCTACTTCTTTAGATTTAAGTATTAAATTAAATACTCTTTGCAGCGGTCGTATACGTTTGCGAATGGTTTTTCATGGTTATGACGTATGTCCTGAAGGAGAAGGAAAATCAAGATCTTTTAAAGGAGTTAATCCATTAGACGAAGCTCAATGGATTTTACATCGACGAGGTGCTTATAAAGCTGACGAACGAGTGATTTAA